A section of the Falco biarmicus isolate bFalBia1 chromosome 3, bFalBia1.pri, whole genome shotgun sequence genome encodes:
- the LOC130145549 gene encoding heterochromatin-associated protein MENT-like — protein MYSLLSTQTQNLTEDRTEVFSPTGLKVVAMELVSTSVGKFTVDIFNKLDETNKGKNIFFSPWSISSALALMYLGAKGNTATEMAEALHFTQAAGTESSSSVARPSRGRPKRRKMDPEHRQAEAIHSGFKELLTAINKPRTAYSLRSANRIYVEKTFSLLPIYLQLSKNYYKAEPQKVNFKTAPEQSRKEINAWVEKQTDGKIKNLLNSPDVAKHTKLILVNAIYFKAEWKVKFLEEFTDLQPFRMSKNKTKPVKMMHRRHTFPVLTMETMNSKMIELPYEKHELSMFILLPDDIKDTTTGLEQLERELTYEKLSEWIDSEKMTSTLVDLHLPKFSIEERYDLTDKLNSMGMHSAFGSDADFSGMAKKGDVQISRVLHKSFVAVDENGTEAAAATVNTSVTSPPVSHALKFKADHPFLFFIRHNKSKSILFFGRFCSPLE, from the exons ATGTATTCATTGCTTagcacacaaacacagaacCTGACCGAGGACAGGACCGAAGTCTTCTCTCCCACAGGATTAAAG GTTGTAGCCATGGAACTGGTCTCAACATCAGTTGGCAAGTTTACAGTTGATATTTTTAACAAGCTGGATGAGACCAACAAgggcaaaaacattttcttttccccttggaGCATATCATCTGCTCTAGCTCTGATGTACCTGGGTGCAAAAGGGAATACAGCAACAGAGATGGCAGAG GCTCTTCATTTCACTCAAGCAGCAGGCACTGAAAGCTCTTCTTCTGTGGCCAGACCTTCTCGGGGGAgaccaaagagaagaaaaatg GATCCTGAGCACAGGCAAGCTGAAGCTATCCATTCTGGCTTCAAAGAACTCCTGACTGCCATCAACAAACCCAGAACCGCCTACTCACTGAGAAGTGCTAACCGTATTTATGTGGAGAAAACCTTCTCATTACTGCCC ATATATCTACAGCTCAGTAAGAACTACTACAAAGCAGAGCCACAGAAGGTCAACTTTAAGACAGCACCAGAACAATCCAGAAAGGAAATCAATGCTTGGGTTGAAAAACAAACTGATG gcaaaatcaAGAATTTGCTGAATTCACCAGATGTGGCAAAGCACACCAAGCTGATCCTGGTAAATGCCATTTACTTCAAGGCAGAATGGAAAGTGAAATTTCTGGAAGAATTTACAGATCTGCAACCCTTCCGAATGAGCAAG AACAAGACCAAGCCTGTGAAGATGATGCACAGGAGACATACCTTTCCAGTTCTCACCATGGAAACAATGAATTCCAAAATGATCGAGTTGCCATATGAGAAACATGAACTCAGTATGTTCATCCTCCTTCCTGATGACATCAAAGACACCACTACAGGTCTCGAACAG CTGGAAAGAGAACTGACGTATGAGAAGCTGTCTGAATGGATTGATTCCGAGAAGATGACCTCAACTCTTGTGGATCTGCATCTACCTAAGTTCTCAATAGAGGAGAGATATGACCTCACTGATAAGCTGAACAGCATGGGAATGCACAGTGCCTTTGGCAGCGATGCTGATTTCAGCGGAATGGCTAAGAAGGGCGATGTGCAGATCTCCAGAGTTCTTCACAAGTCTTTTGTTGCAGTTGATGAGAATGGCactgaggcagctgctgctaCTGTAAATACAAGTGTAACAAGCCCACCTGTTAGCCATGCTCTGAAATTTAAAGCTGACcacccttttcttttcttcatcagACACAACAAATCCAAAAGCATCCTCTTTTTTGGCAGATTCTGCTCTCCCCTAGAATGA